The Aptenodytes patagonicus chromosome 15, bAptPat1.pri.cur, whole genome shotgun sequence genome has a segment encoding these proteins:
- the CLDN5 gene encoding claudin-5, with protein sequence MTSAALEILGLGLGILGWVGVILACGLPMWQVSAFIDVNIVVAQTIWEGLWMNCVVQSTGQMQCKVYDSILALPPEVQAGRALTVIVALLGLVALMVTVVGAQCTNCIRPGKMKSRIVIAGGAIYILCGVLVLVPLCWFANIVISDFYDPTVPPSQKREMGAALYIGWAATALLLFGGCLICCCSCSQRDETSFPVKYSAPRRPTSNGEYDKKNYV encoded by the coding sequence ATGACTTCGGCGGCGCTGGAGattttggggctggggctgggcatcCTGGGCTGGGTAGGGGTGATCCTGGCCTGCGGGCTGCCCATGTGGCAGGTGTCGGCCTTCATCGACGTGAACATCGTGGTGGCGCAGACCAtctgggaagggctgtggatgaACTGCGTGGTGCAGAGCACGGGGCAGATGCAGTGCAAGGTGTACGACTCCATCCTGGCGCTGCCGCCCGAGGTGCAGGCGGGCCGGGCGCTCACCGTCATCGTggcgctgctggggctggtggcgcTGATGGTGACCGTGGTGGGCGCGCAGTGCACCAACTGCATCCGGCCCGGCAAGATGAAGTCCCGCATCGTGATCGCTGGCGGGGCCATCTACATCCTCTGCGGGGTCCTGGTCCTCGTCCCGCTCTGCTGGTTCGCCAACATCGTCATCAGCGACTTCTACGACCCCACCGTGCCGCCGTCCCAGAAGCGGGAGATGGGGGCCGCGCTCTACATCGGCTGGGCGGCCACGGCCCTGCTGCTCTTCGGGGGCTGcctcatctgctgctgctcctgctcccagcgCGACGAGACCTCCTTCCCCGTCAAGTACTCGGCGCCGCGGCGGCCCACCTCCAACGGCGAGTACGACAAGAAGAACTACGTCTGA